Below is a genomic region from Microbacterium galbinum.
ACCCGGGAGCTGCTCGCGGCGAGCGGCGTCCGCCGACCCTGATCGGGTCGCTCAGTCGGTGACGTGGATGCCGAGCCCCGCGGCGAACACAGGGGCGAGCTGCTGCACCTGGAAAGCCGTGAGCGTCGTGCCGCGCAGGCTGTTCGCGTCGAGGAAGGCAAGGGCGTCGAGTCCGCGCAGATCGACATCGGTCGCCCGCATGCCGCGGGTGTCGACCTCGTCGCTCGCCGAATCGGTGAAGCGCACCCGGGTGAGCTCCGCCTGGGGCATGTCGAGAGCGCGGATGCGGCATCCGATCACGTCGAGGTCTTCGACGCGGGCCGCTCCCAGGTTGAGGTAGTCGATGCGGAGATCGCGGAGTTCGAGCTCGGACACCCGGGTGGTGCTGAGATCGAGCGTGCCGATGCGGCCGCCGGTCACCCGCAGGCGGCGGATGCCGGCGCCGCGGAGCTTGACCGACGCGGCGCGGATGCCGGTGACGTCGACGTCGAGCACGGTGGCCCCCGTGAGGTCGATCGTGTCGGCATCCGCGGTCACGACGCACTGCTCGAGCGAGGCGTAGGCGAGGTCGGCGTCGCCTGCGAGCTCGATACGTGCGGCGATGAGGTCGGCGTTGCGCGCGGCGACGGCGGCGTCGAGGTGATCGGGGAGGTCGGGAGGCGAGACGCGAGGTGCGACGGGGGTCTCGGGGGAGCGGGCCATTCCTCGAGCGTAGGGCGGAGCGCCGACACTCACGGGATCCCGCAGGCCCGCCGGGGCGCGTACACTGGAAGCACGAGCATCGATCCGGCATCACCGGGGAGCTCTCGGAAGAACGGCCCGGCGACGGGCTCAGTAGAACCGAGCGGGGCAGGCCCGTCACAGCCGCAGTGAGAGTGGCGTGAACGCACCGAGAGGGGCGGGAACGCACGCGAGGTGGTACCGCGGCCCGGCAGGGTCGTCCTCGCAGGAGCATCCGCCACGACGACCACTGCGAGACACGATGACCTACCCGCGTTCCTCCTTCGGCCCCGCCGCCGACGCCTCCGTCGCGCCCAGCCCCCGCTTCCCCCGGATCGAGGAGGAGGTGCTCGAGTTCTGGAAGACGGACGACACCTTCCGCGCCTCGATCGAGCAGCGCGAGGGCTCGCCCGAGTGGGTGTTCTACGACGGCCCTCCGTTCGCCAACGGCCTGCCGCACTACGGCCACCTGCTCACCGGCTACGCCAAGGACGTGTTCCCGCGCTTCCAGACGATGACCGGTCACAAGGTCGACCGCGTGTTCGGGTGGGACACCCACGGGCTCCCCGCCGAGCTCGAGGCGATGAAGCAGCTCGGCATCACCGAGAAGAGCGAGATCGAGTCGATGGGCATCGACGTCTTCAACGACAAGGCGAAGAGCTCGGTGCTCGCCTACACGCGCGAGTGGCAGGACTACGTCACCCGCCAGGCCCGCTGGGTCGACTTCGACCGTGGGTACAAGACGCTCGACCTCGGGTACATGGAGAGCGTGCTCTGGGCGTTCAAGACCCTCTACGACAAGGGCCTCGCCTACGAGGGCTATCGCGTGCTCCCGTACTGCTGGCGTGACGAGACGCCGCTCAGCGCCCACGAGCTGCGTATGGACGACGACGTGTACCAGATGCGTCAGGACCCGTCCGTCACCGTCACCTTCCCCCTCACCGGGGCCAAGGCCGAGGCGCTCGGCCTCACCGCCGTGCGCGCCCTCGCGTGGACGACCACGCCGTGGACCCTCCCGACCAACCTCGCGCTCGCCGTGGGTCCCGACATCGAGTACGTCGTCGTGCCGGCCGGCCCGAACGGAGCGGCCGACGTGCACCAGGTCGCAGGCTCCGCGGATGCCGCGGTCGAGGCCTCCGCCCACCGCTACCTTCTCGCCCGCGAACTGCTCGGCGGCTACGCGAAGGATCTCGGCTACGAGAGCGCCGAGGAGGCGCTCGCCGCGGTCGAGGCATCCGTCCGCGGATCCGAGCTGCAGGACGTCACGTACGACCGGCTCTTCGACTACTACGCGGATGCCGAGGTCTGGGGCACCGAGAACTCCTGGCGCATCCTGGTCGACGACTACGTGACGACGAGCGACGGCACCGGCATCGTCCACCAGGCCCCGGCCTACGGTGAGGACGACCAGCGGGTCGCGGGTGCCGCCGGCATCCCCACGATCCTGTCGCTCGACGACGGCGGGCGCTTCCTGCCGAGCGTCACCGACGTCGCCGGTGAGCTCTGGATGGACGCGAACACCCCGCTCGTGCGCCTGGTGCGCGAGAACGGCCGCCTCGTGCGTCTGCAGAGCTACGAGCACTCGTACCCGCACTGCTGGCGCTGCCGGAACCCCCTGATCTACAAGGCCGTGTCGAGCTGGTTCATCCGCGTGACGGACATCAAGGACGACATGCTCGCGAACAACGAGCAGATCACCTGGGTGCCCGAGAACGTCAAGCAGGGACAGTTCGGCAAGTGGCTCGAGGGCGCGCGCGACTGGTCGATCAGCCGCAACCGCTACTGGGGATCGCCGATCCCGATCTGGAAGAGCGACGACCCCGAGTACCCGCGCGTCGACGCCTACGGTTCGCTCGAGGACCTCGAGCGCGACTTCGGTACGCTGCCGCGCAACCCCGAGGGTGAGATCGACCTGCACCGCCCGTACATCGACGACCTGACGCGTCCGAACCCCGACGACCCCACCGGCAACAGCACGATGCGCCGCATCGAGGACGTGTTCGACGTGTGGTTCGACTCGGGCTCGATGCCGTACGCCCAGGTGCACTACCCGTTCGAGAACCAGGAGTGGTTCGACACGCACGCACCCGCCGACTTCATCGTCGAGTACATCGGGCAGACCCGCGGGTGGTTCTACGTGATGCACGTGCTGTCGACCGCGCTGTTCGACCGCCCGGCATTCACCGGCGTCAGCTGCCACGGCATCGTGCTCGGCAGCGACGGCTACAAGATGTCGAAGTCGCTGCGCAACTACCCCGACGTCTCCGAGGTGCTCGATCGCGACGGTTCCGACGCGATGCGCTGGTTCCTCATGTCGAGCTCGGTGCTGCGCGGTGGCAACCTCGCGGTGACGGAGGAGGGCATCCGCTCGGGCGTGCGGGAGTTCCTGCTGCCGCTGTGGAACTCGTGGTACTTCTTCGCCACCTACGCGAATGCGTCGGGCGACGGGTACGAGGCGTCGTGGCGCACCGATTCGACCGACGTGCTCGACCGGTACATCCTCGCGCGCCTCGGTGACCTCGTGCGCGAGGTGCGCGCCGACCTCGAAGGACTCGACTCGACCACCGCAGCCGGTCGCCTGCGCGACTTCGCTGAGGTGCTGACGAACTGGTACATCCGCCGCTCGCGCGACCGCTTCTGGGTGGGTGTGAGCGAGGACCTGAAGAGCCGCGAGGCCTTCGACACTCTCTACACCGTGCTCGAGACGCTCACCCGCGTCGCCGCGCCCCTCGTGCCGCTCATCAGCGAGCGCGTCTGGCAGGGACTCACGGGCGGGCGCAGCGTTCACCTGCAGGACTGGCCGGATGCCGCGGCGTTCCCCGCCGCCGACGAGATCCGCGACGCGATGGATGCCGTCCGCGAACTCTCGAGCGTCGGCAACGCGCTGCGCAAGAAGGAGAAGCTGCGCGTGCGTCTTCCGCTCGCGCGCCTCACCGTCGTGTCGCCGCTCGCCTCGACGCTGGGGCAGTTCGAGGACATCCTGCGCGAGGAGCTGAACGTGAAGTCGGTGGAGCTGGTGGCACTCGCCGACACCACCGCCCACGAATACGGCATCGACCACCGCCTCAGCGTGAACGCGCGAGCGGCCGGACCGCGCCTCGGCAAAGAGGTGCAGAAGGCCATCCAGGCCGCGCGCTCCGGCGACTGGTCGGAGGTCGACGGTGTGGTCACGGCCGGAGGCATCGCCCTGGAACCGGCCGAGTACGAGCTGGTGCTCGAGACGACGGGTCGCCCCGAGGGCGAGGCCCTCGCGATCGTGCCCACCGGAGGCTTCGTGCTGCTCGACACGCAGACGACCCCGGAGCTCGAGGCCGAGGGGTTGGCGCGCGACGTGATCCGCGCCGTGCAGGAGACGCGCAAGAACGCCGGCTTCGACGTGAGCGACCGCATCCGCCTGGATCTGCGGTTCGCGAGCGAGGAGGACGCGGATGCCGTCGCCTCCGCCTTCGAGATCGCGGATGTGGCGGGGGAGACGCTGGCCGTCGAGCACTCGCTGCACCGGGAGGACCGACCCGTGGCAGGGGCCGAGTTCATCGCCGACATCGCGAAGGGCACGTACGCGAACCGTGCGGCCTTCACGATCGCCGTGTCCCGGATCGGCGGTGCCGCATGAGTGCTCGCGAACGGGCGGATGCCGTCTACGA
It encodes:
- a CDS encoding pentapeptide repeat-containing protein; protein product: MARSPETPVAPRVSPPDLPDHLDAAVAARNADLIAARIELAGDADLAYASLEQCVVTADADTIDLTGATVLDVDVTGIRAASVKLRGAGIRRLRVTGGRIGTLDLSTTRVSELELRDLRIDYLNLGAARVEDLDVIGCRIRALDMPQAELTRVRFTDSASDEVDTRGMRATDVDLRGLDALAFLDANSLRGTTLTAFQVQQLAPVFAAGLGIHVTD
- the ileS gene encoding isoleucine--tRNA ligase gives rise to the protein MTYPRSSFGPAADASVAPSPRFPRIEEEVLEFWKTDDTFRASIEQREGSPEWVFYDGPPFANGLPHYGHLLTGYAKDVFPRFQTMTGHKVDRVFGWDTHGLPAELEAMKQLGITEKSEIESMGIDVFNDKAKSSVLAYTREWQDYVTRQARWVDFDRGYKTLDLGYMESVLWAFKTLYDKGLAYEGYRVLPYCWRDETPLSAHELRMDDDVYQMRQDPSVTVTFPLTGAKAEALGLTAVRALAWTTTPWTLPTNLALAVGPDIEYVVVPAGPNGAADVHQVAGSADAAVEASAHRYLLARELLGGYAKDLGYESAEEALAAVEASVRGSELQDVTYDRLFDYYADAEVWGTENSWRILVDDYVTTSDGTGIVHQAPAYGEDDQRVAGAAGIPTILSLDDGGRFLPSVTDVAGELWMDANTPLVRLVRENGRLVRLQSYEHSYPHCWRCRNPLIYKAVSSWFIRVTDIKDDMLANNEQITWVPENVKQGQFGKWLEGARDWSISRNRYWGSPIPIWKSDDPEYPRVDAYGSLEDLERDFGTLPRNPEGEIDLHRPYIDDLTRPNPDDPTGNSTMRRIEDVFDVWFDSGSMPYAQVHYPFENQEWFDTHAPADFIVEYIGQTRGWFYVMHVLSTALFDRPAFTGVSCHGIVLGSDGYKMSKSLRNYPDVSEVLDRDGSDAMRWFLMSSSVLRGGNLAVTEEGIRSGVREFLLPLWNSWYFFATYANASGDGYEASWRTDSTDVLDRYILARLGDLVREVRADLEGLDSTTAAGRLRDFAEVLTNWYIRRSRDRFWVGVSEDLKSREAFDTLYTVLETLTRVAAPLVPLISERVWQGLTGGRSVHLQDWPDAAAFPAADEIRDAMDAVRELSSVGNALRKKEKLRVRLPLARLTVVSPLASTLGQFEDILREELNVKSVELVALADTTAHEYGIDHRLSVNARAAGPRLGKEVQKAIQAARSGDWSEVDGVVTAGGIALEPAEYELVLETTGRPEGEALAIVPTGGFVLLDTQTTPELEAEGLARDVIRAVQETRKNAGFDVSDRIRLDLRFASEEDADAVASAFEIADVAGETLAVEHSLHREDRPVAGAEFIADIAKGTYANRAAFTIAVSRIGGAA